Proteins encoded by one window of Pan troglodytes isolate AG18354 chromosome 16, NHGRI_mPanTro3-v2.0_pri, whole genome shotgun sequence:
- the LOC101059393 gene encoding E3 ubiquitin-protein ligase HERC2 isoform X4: MRQVWEATCLWRRLRSVRLDFLVSTEPSLKHALLNQYQKRTTKIVACFVGPSFVLGSVQGMSPELSLCLVPAPLLIGVDVFLNSLKQTVVTLASSTDVLSTVQSASQAMLQSGWSMLLPTAEKQARALSALLPCGVSGNEVNISRGCRFVIDLLVGSLMAAGGLESALHAAITAEIQDIEAKKEAQKEKEIDEQEANASTFHRRRTPLDKDLINTGI, from the exons ATGAGACAGGTGTGGGAGGCCACTTGTTTGTGGAGAAGACTCAGATCAGTGCGCCTCGACTTCCTTGTCAGCACAGAACCAAGCTTGAAACATGCACTTTTAAATCAATACCAGAAAAGAACAACGAAAATAGTGGCTTGCTTTGTTGGCCCTTCCTTTGTACTGGGCTCTGTGCAGGGCATGTCACCTGAGCTGTCACTGTGTTTAGTACCAGCCCCCCTCTTAATAGGTGTGGACGTCTTCCTGAACAGCCTGAAGCAGACGGTGGTGACCCTGGCAAGCAGCACAGACGTGCTGAGCACCGTGCAGTCGGCCTCCCAGGCCATGCTGCAGAGCGGCTGGTCCATGCTGTTGCCCACCGCCGAGAAGCAGGCCCGGGCACTCTCTGCTCTCCTGCCCTGCGGAG TTTCAGGCAATGAAGTGAACATAAGTCGAGGTTGTCGATTTGTGATTGATCTTCTGGTGGGCAGCTTGATGGCTGCTGGAGGGTTGGAGTCAGCCTTACACGCAGCCATTACTGCAGAGATCCAG GATATTGAAGCCAAAAAAGAagcacagaaggaaaaagaaattgatgAACAGGAAGCGAATGCCTCAACATTTCATAGAAGGAGGACTCCATTGGATAAAGACCTTATTAATACGGGGATCT ag
- the LOC101059393 gene encoding E3 ubiquitin-protein ligase HERC2 isoform X2, giving the protein MSVLPKAPAPRFCPCCKGSRASFAVRIRPTPRTTCTLKQTVVTLASSTDVLSTVQSASQAMLQSGWSMLLPTAEKQARALSALLPCGVSGNEVNISRGCRFVIDLLVGSLMAAGGLESALHAAITAEIQDIEAKKEAQKEKEIDEQEANASTFHRRRTPLDKDLINTGICESSGKQCLPLVQLIQQLLR; this is encoded by the exons ATGAGCGTTCTGCCTAAGGCACCAGCGCCTCGCTTTTGCCCTTGCTGCAAAGGTTCCAGGGCATCATTTGCAGTAAGGATACGCCCCACTCCGAGGACGACATGCAC CCTGAAGCAGACGGTGGTGACCCTGGCAAGCAGCACAGACGTGCTGAGCACCGTGCAGTCGGCCTCCCAGGCCATGCTGCAGAGCGGCTGGTCCATGCTGTTGCCCACCGCCGAGAAGCAGGCCCGGGCACTCTCTGCTCTCCTGCCCTGCGGAG TTTCAGGCAATGAAGTGAACATAAGTCGAGGTTGTCGATTTGTGATTGATCTTCTGGTGGGCAGCTTGATGGCTGCTGGAGGGTTGGAGTCAGCCTTACACGCAGCCATTACTGCAGAGATCCAG GATATTGAAGCCAAAAAAGAagcacagaaggaaaaagaaattgatgAACAGGAAGCGAATGCCTCAACATTTCATAGAAGGAGGACTCCATTGGATAAAGACCTTATTAATACGGGGATCTGTGAGTCTTCTGGCAAACAGTGTTTGCCTCTGGTTCAGCTCATACAACAGCTTCTTAGGTAA
- the LOC101059393 gene encoding E3 ubiquitin-protein ligase HERC2 isoform X3, with protein MRQVWEATCLWRRLRSVRLDFLVSTEPSLKHALLNQYQKRTTKIVACFVGPSFVLGSVQGMSPELSLCLVPAPLLIGVDVFLNSLKQTVVTLASSTDVLSTVQSASQAMLQSGWSMLLPTAEKQARALSALLPCGVSGNEVNISRGCRFVIDLLVGSLMAAGGLESALHAAITAEIQDIEAKKEAQKEKEIDEQEANASTFHRRRTPLDKDLINTGICESSGKQCLPLVQLIQQLLR; from the exons ATGAGACAGGTGTGGGAGGCCACTTGTTTGTGGAGAAGACTCAGATCAGTGCGCCTCGACTTCCTTGTCAGCACAGAACCAAGCTTGAAACATGCACTTTTAAATCAATACCAGAAAAGAACAACGAAAATAGTGGCTTGCTTTGTTGGCCCTTCCTTTGTACTGGGCTCTGTGCAGGGCATGTCACCTGAGCTGTCACTGTGTTTAGTACCAGCCCCCCTCTTAATAGGTGTGGACGTCTTCCTGAACAGCCTGAAGCAGACGGTGGTGACCCTGGCAAGCAGCACAGACGTGCTGAGCACCGTGCAGTCGGCCTCCCAGGCCATGCTGCAGAGCGGCTGGTCCATGCTGTTGCCCACCGCCGAGAAGCAGGCCCGGGCACTCTCTGCTCTCCTGCCCTGCGGAG TTTCAGGCAATGAAGTGAACATAAGTCGAGGTTGTCGATTTGTGATTGATCTTCTGGTGGGCAGCTTGATGGCTGCTGGAGGGTTGGAGTCAGCCTTACACGCAGCCATTACTGCAGAGATCCAG GATATTGAAGCCAAAAAAGAagcacagaaggaaaaagaaattgatgAACAGGAAGCGAATGCCTCAACATTTCATAGAAGGAGGACTCCATTGGATAAAGACCTTATTAATACGGGGATCTGTGAGTCTTCTGGCAAACAGTGTTTGCCTCTGGTTCAGCTCATACAACAGCTTCTTAGGTAA
- the LOC101059393 gene encoding E3 ubiquitin-protein ligase HERC2 isoform X1, with amino-acid sequence MFSSLAKCCLPSCCCFSCGTVGHRRLTMSVLPKAPAPRFCPCCKGSRASFAVRIRPTPRTTCTLKQTVVTLASSTDVLSTVQSASQAMLQSGWSMLLPTAEKQARALSALLPCGVSGNEVNISRGCRFVIDLLVGSLMAAGGLESALHAAITAEIQDIEAKKEAQKEKEIDEQEANASTFHRRRTPLDKDLINTGICESSGKQCLPLVQLIQQLLR; translated from the exons atgttttcttctttagccaAATGTTGTCTGCCATCCTGTTGTTGCTTCAGCTGTGGGACAGTGGGGCACAGGAGACTGACAATGAGCGTTCTGCCTAAGGCACCAGCGCCTCGCTTTTGCCCTTGCTGCAAAGGTTCCAGGGCATCATTTGCAGTAAGGATACGCCCCACTCCGAGGACGACATGCAC CCTGAAGCAGACGGTGGTGACCCTGGCAAGCAGCACAGACGTGCTGAGCACCGTGCAGTCGGCCTCCCAGGCCATGCTGCAGAGCGGCTGGTCCATGCTGTTGCCCACCGCCGAGAAGCAGGCCCGGGCACTCTCTGCTCTCCTGCCCTGCGGAG TTTCAGGCAATGAAGTGAACATAAGTCGAGGTTGTCGATTTGTGATTGATCTTCTGGTGGGCAGCTTGATGGCTGCTGGAGGGTTGGAGTCAGCCTTACACGCAGCCATTACTGCAGAGATCCAG GATATTGAAGCCAAAAAAGAagcacagaaggaaaaagaaattgatgAACAGGAAGCGAATGCCTCAACATTTCATAGAAGGAGGACTCCATTGGATAAAGACCTTATTAATACGGGGATCTGTGAGTCTTCTGGCAAACAGTGTTTGCCTCTGGTTCAGCTCATACAACAGCTTCTTAGGTAA